One Coffea arabica cultivar ET-39 chromosome 5e, Coffea Arabica ET-39 HiFi, whole genome shotgun sequence DNA segment encodes these proteins:
- the LOC113688297 gene encoding tabersonine 16-hydroxylase 2-like: MEVILLLIASLLFCFMVVKFLKHPLGKHSRLKLPPGPYPLPIIGNMHQLFGSPIHHLLRDLAKKYGALMHLKLGETSTIVVTSPEMAREIYRTNDIIFASRPSQSLAFKIFSFNFADLIFSPYGNYWRQLRKICTMELLSQKRVQSFKSIREDEVFNLIKSISLQKGSTINLSRSIVSLTYSFTSRAAFGIRNDLETERFIQLIDELNGMASEFSLADMYPSIKLLQMMSTLRFKVEKLHKQIDEILVNIVNEHKGKIKEAKQEGAEGKEDLVDVLLNIQKRGDFEPQLADTSIRAVILDIFSAGSETSSTAMEWAISEMIKNPEIMKRAQQEVRNFYNVKGNVDESRLHELKYLHAIIKETLRLHPSAPLLLPRECGQECKINGYDVPAKAQIIVNAWAIGRDSNYWSEAEKFNPSRFLDSEIDYKGNNFEYIPFGAGRRICPGISFSQAVIELVLAQLLFHFDWKLPGDLKPEEFDMVEKLGRTIRPKNDLLLIPIAYSGSCLT, translated from the exons ATGGAGGTCATTCTTCTCCTTATTGCTTCCCTGCTCTTCTGTTTCATGGTAGTCAAATTTCTCAAGCACCCCTTGGGAAAACATTCAAGGTTGAAACTTCCCCCCGGGCCTTATCCACTGCCTATCATAGGAAACATGCATCAACTTTTTGGCTCACCAATCCATCATTTGCTGAGAGACTTAGCTAAGAAATATGGAGCATTGATGCACCTAAAGCTTGGTGAAACTTCAACTATCGTTGTCACTTCCCCGGAAATGGCCAGAGAGATCTACAGAACCAACGATATCATATTTGCTTCAAGACCCTCTCAGAGTCTCGCATTCAagatcttttcttttaattttgctGATCTGATATTTTCTCCCTATGGAAATTATTGGAGGCAATTACGAAAAATCTGCACCATGGAACTTCTTAGTCAAAAACGCGTGCAAAGTTTCAAATCAATCAGAGAAGATGAGGTATTCAATCTCATTAAATCAATTTCTCTACAGAAGGGATCGACCATCAATCTAAGCAGAAGCATTGTCTCTCTCACTTATAGCTTCACCAGCCGGGCAGCATTTGGAATAAGAAACGATTTAGAGACAGAAAGATTCATTCAACTTATAGATGAACTCAATGGGATGGCATCAGAGTTCAGCTTAGCTGACATGTATCCTTCAATCAAGTTGCTTCAAATGATGAGTACGCTGAGATTTAAGGTGGAAAAACTACACAagcaaattgatgaaatacttGTAAATATTGTCAATGAgcacaaaggaaaaatcaaagagGCAAAACAAGAAGGTGCAGAAGGCAAGGAAGATCTTGTTGACGTTCTTCTCAATATTCAGAAACGTGGAGACTTTGAACCTCAACTGGCTGATACAAGCATCAGAGCAGTTATCCTT GACATTTTTAGTGCTGGTAGTGAGACTTCATCAACAGCCATGGAGTGGGCAATTTCTGAGATGATTAAAAACCCAGAAATAATGAAAAGGGCACAACAGGAGGTGAGAAATTTCTACAATGTCAAAGGAAATGTTGATGAATCACGCCTTCATGAGCTCAAATACTTGCATGCAATCATCAAAGAGACCTTGAGACTACACCCAAGTGCTCCGCTTTTGTTGCCAAGAGAATGTGGTCAGGAATGCAAAATCAATGGTTATGACGTACCAGCAAAGGCACAAATAATTGTCAATGCATGGGCAATTGGCAGAGATTCCAATTACTGGAGTGAAGCTGAGAAGTTTAATCCTTCGCGATTTCTTGATTCAGAAATCGATTACAAAGGGAATAATTTTGAATACATCCCATTTGGTGCTGGAAGAAGGATTTGTCCAGGCATATCATTTTCTCAAGCAGTTATTGAGCTGGTACTTGCACAGTTGTTGTTCCATTTTGATTGGAAGCTCCCTGGTGATCTGAAACCGGAAGAATTTGACATGGTTGAGAAACTTGGAAGGACAATTAGGCCAAAAAATGATCTCCTCCTGATTCCAATTGCTTACAGTGGTTCTTGTTTGACATAA
- the LOC113688299 gene encoding tabersonine 6,7-epoxidase-like, whose amino-acid sequence MDASLSQKHPIAIFSLQPAMEVILFLLVFLLLYFMVGKILKSPSGNKSRLRLPPGPNPLPIIGNVHQLLGSPFHHLLRDLAKKYGPLMHLKLGETTTIIVTSPETAKEIYRTNDVIFASRPSHHVTFKIFSYNHNDIIFSPYGSYWRQLRKICTMEVLSPKRVQTFKAIREDEVFDLIKSISLQKGSTINLSRRIFSLSYSITSLAAFGKRSKDTERFLKFVDEINGLASEFCFADMYPSVKFLQAMSLIRLRYKKVHNQIDEILADILNEHRGKIQESKQEGEQGGKEDIVDVLLNIQKRGDFEPQLTDTNIKAVILDVFGAGSETSSTAIEWAISEMIRNPETMKRAQYEVRNFYNDKGDVDESRLHELKYLHAIIKEALRLHPSAPLLLPRECGEECKINGYDIPAKAQIIVNAWAISRDPLYWSEAEKFNPSRFLDSEIDYKGNNFEYIPFGAGRRICPGISYSQAVVQLVLAQLLFHFDWKLPGDLKPEELDMADNLGVTIRRKNDLHLIPIPYPGSCLIKDN is encoded by the exons ATGGATGCTTCACTAAGCCAAAAACATCCCATTGCTATTTTCTCCCTCCAGCCTGCAATGGAGGTCATTCTTTTCCTTCTGGTTTTCCTACTCTTATATTTCATGGTAGGCAAAATTCTCAAAAGCCCCTCGGGAAATAAATCAAGATTGAGGCTTCCCCCGGGGCCTAATCCACTGCCTATCATAGGAAATGTGCATCAACTTCTTGGCTCCCCATTCCATCACTTGCTCAGAGACTTGGCCAAAAAATATGGACCGTTGATGCACCTAAAGCTTGGTGAAACTACAACCATCATCGTCACTTCCCCGGAAACGGCCAAAGAGATTTACAGAACAAACGATGTCATCTTTGCTTCAAGACCCTCTCATCATGTCACATTCAAGATTTTTTCCTACAATCATAACGATATTATCTTTTCTCCCTATGGAAGTTATTGGAGACAACTACGGAAGATTTGCACCATGGAAGTTCTTAGTCCAAAACGCGTGCAAACTTTCAAAGCAATTAGGGAAGATGAAGTTTTTGATCTCATCAAATCGATCTCTTTGCAAAAGGGATCGACTATCAATCTAAGCAGAAGGATTTTCTCTCTCAGTTATAGCATCACAAGCCTGGCAGCCTTTGGGAAAAGAAGCAAAGACACGGAAAGGTTCTTAAAGTTCGTAGATGAAATCAATGGGCTGGCATCAGAGTTCTGCTTCGCTGACATGTATCCTTCAGTCAAGTTCCTTCAAGCGATGAGTCTAATTAGATTAAGATATAAGAAAGTACAcaatcaaattgatgaaatactgGCAGATATTCTCAACGAGCATAGAGGGAAGATCCAGGAATCAAAACAGGAAGGGGAACAAGGTGGTAAGGAGGATATTGTTGATGTTCTTCTCAATATTCAGAAACGTGGGGACTTTGAACCTCAGCTAACTGATACAAACATCAAAGCTGTGATCCTG GATGTCTTCGGTGCTGGTAGTGAGACTTCATCAACGGCTATCGAGTGGGCAATTTCTGAGATGATTAGAAATCCGGAAACAATGAAAAGGGCACAATATGAGGTAAGAAATTTCTACAATGACAAAGGAGATGTTGATGAATCACGCCTTCACGAGCTCAAATATTTGCATGCAATTATCAAAGAGGCCTTGAGGCTGCACCCGAGTGCTCCACTTTTGTTGCCAAGAGAATGTGGTGAGGAATGCAAAATCAATGGTTATGACATACCAGCCAAGGCACAAATTATTGTGAATGCGTGGGCAATTAGTAGAGATCCATTGTACTGGAGTGAAGCTGAGAAATTTAATCCTTCGAGATTTCTTGATTCTGAAATTGATTATAAAGGGAATAATTTTGAATACATTCCATTTGGTGCTGGAAGAAGGATTTGTCCAGGCATATCATATTCTCAAGCAGTAGTTCAGCTGGTACTTGCACAACTGTTGTTCCATTTTGATTGGAAGCTCCCTGGTGATCTGAAACCAGAAGAATTGGACATGGCTGATAACCTTGGCGTGACAATTAGGCGCAAAAATGATCTCCACTTGATTCCAATTCCTTACCCTGGTTCTTGCTTGATTAAGGATAACTAG